A stretch of Dietzia lutea DNA encodes these proteins:
- a CDS encoding MCE family protein, which produces MSDRTHRSRALAAGALGGIVLLTGAGCAWDGLNSLPLPGAQGNGDGAYEITIEMPNVTTITRNSPVRVNDVNVGSITAMRVEDYTAIVTVSLNEDVRLPANAHAKIGQTSLLGSQHLELFPPPDGDEQGTLSAGDVIPLERAGVYPTTEQTLSALSVVLTDGGLAQFETIAKEFNTALDGRELDTREVINQLETTVSGLDDQRADIIAAMEGLDRLARQIDEQNDTLARALAQMPEAVSLVNGQKQQLTTALVSLGDFGNKANQIIDAGGGQDLVDNLRDITPVLEGLANAGRDMTRVMSSLITFPFPQAGIDNFLRGDYANLYIHADATMPRLAESLLLGTEFGNRMAGVEGYLGLAPNPLASADPFSLDIPRPDPQADPYAAPDLAAGGDPAAPGPDDPAAPGPGGGGPDAATEEAPR; this is translated from the coding sequence ATGAGCGACAGGACGCACCGCTCCCGCGCCCTCGCCGCGGGGGCCCTCGGCGGGATCGTCCTGCTCACCGGCGCCGGCTGCGCGTGGGACGGTCTCAACTCGCTGCCGCTACCCGGTGCGCAGGGCAACGGTGACGGGGCCTACGAGATCACGATCGAGATGCCGAACGTCACCACCATCACCCGCAACTCGCCGGTCCGGGTCAACGATGTCAACGTCGGGTCCATCACCGCGATGCGTGTCGAGGACTACACGGCGATCGTCACGGTCTCGCTCAACGAGGACGTCCGGCTCCCCGCCAACGCGCACGCCAAGATCGGCCAGACCAGCCTCCTCGGGTCGCAGCACCTCGAGCTCTTCCCGCCCCCGGACGGCGACGAGCAGGGCACGTTGTCGGCCGGGGACGTCATCCCCCTGGAGCGGGCGGGCGTGTACCCGACCACCGAGCAGACGCTCTCGGCGCTGTCGGTCGTGCTCACCGATGGCGGCCTGGCCCAGTTCGAGACCATCGCGAAGGAGTTCAACACGGCCCTCGACGGTCGCGAGCTGGACACCAGGGAGGTCATCAACCAGCTGGAGACCACCGTCAGCGGTCTGGACGACCAGCGGGCCGACATCATCGCGGCCATGGAAGGGCTGGACCGGCTGGCTCGTCAGATCGACGAACAGAACGACACCCTGGCCAGGGCGCTGGCGCAGATGCCGGAGGCGGTGTCGCTGGTCAACGGCCAGAAACAGCAGCTCACCACAGCGCTCGTCTCGCTCGGCGACTTCGGTAACAAGGCCAACCAGATCATCGACGCGGGCGGCGGGCAGGATCTCGTGGACAACCTCCGCGACATCACCCCGGTCCTCGAGGGCCTCGCCAACGCTGGCCGCGACATGACCCGGGTGATGAGCTCCCTGATCACCTTCCCGTTCCCGCAGGCGGGCATCGACAACTTCCTGCGCGGCGACTACGCCAACCTCTACATCCACGCCGACGCGACGATGCCGCGACTGGCCGAATCGCTCCTGCTGGGCACCGAGTTCGGCAACAGGATGGCCGGGGTCGAGGGGTACCTGGGCCTCGCGCCCAACCCGCTGGCCAGCGCGGACCCGTTCTCACTGGACATCCCGCGCCCGGACCCGCAGGCGGATCCGTACGCTGCGCCCGACCTCGCCGCCGGCGGCGATCCGGCGGCACCCGGTCCCGATGACCCCGCGGCGCCCGGGCCCGGCGGGGGCGGTCCGGACGCAGCGACCGAGGAGGCTCCCCGATGA
- a CDS encoding MCE family protein produces MSDNTDMTPPKAPRGQLRFRDRDPVRTGIWGAVGVVVLMGVSLNYDRIPYVNGMRGATAYVADAAGLDTGDEVQVAGMAVGSVRGIDLDGDRVRVRFDIDTDVALGADTTAQIKTDSILGRRALGVYSDGRGELEDNTIPLEKTSVPYSLTSALGDLSDTVEAMDTDKVDEALTVLAETMEGSSPEVRGAIDGITRLSRSLNERDEAVRELLDKAAGTTDVLGRRSDQINQLMVDGNTLFVQLDLRRRALSELIVNIDELSRQLSGVVQDNEAQLGPALDKLERVTDLLIRNKDDIDLGLRRIIPFSTALSEAVASGPWFNAYVSNLSIGQYQQTILRDLMPLIDDRVQPEPGLVTEPTLPGYPGLTFMDQHPGWGEKRLPR; encoded by the coding sequence ATGAGTGACAACACGGACATGACGCCGCCCAAGGCGCCCCGGGGCCAGCTCCGGTTCCGCGACCGCGACCCGGTCAGGACCGGCATCTGGGGCGCGGTCGGGGTGGTCGTCCTCATGGGTGTCTCCCTGAACTACGACCGCATCCCGTACGTCAACGGCATGCGCGGGGCGACGGCGTACGTGGCCGACGCCGCCGGGCTCGACACCGGCGACGAGGTCCAGGTCGCGGGTATGGCGGTGGGGTCGGTCCGCGGGATCGATCTCGACGGGGACCGTGTCCGGGTCCGATTCGACATCGACACCGACGTCGCCCTCGGAGCGGACACCACGGCCCAGATCAAGACCGATTCGATCCTCGGGCGCCGCGCCCTCGGCGTCTACTCCGACGGCCGCGGCGAGCTCGAGGACAACACGATCCCGCTCGAGAAGACCTCGGTCCCGTACTCGCTGACCTCCGCCCTCGGCGATCTCAGCGACACGGTGGAGGCCATGGACACCGACAAGGTCGACGAGGCGCTGACCGTGCTCGCGGAGACCATGGAGGGATCGTCCCCCGAGGTCCGCGGCGCCATCGACGGCATCACCCGGCTGTCGCGGTCCCTCAACGAGCGTGACGAGGCCGTCCGGGAGTTGCTCGACAAGGCGGCCGGGACGACGGATGTGCTGGGCAGGCGCAGTGACCAGATCAACCAGCTGATGGTCGACGGAAACACGCTGTTCGTCCAGCTCGACCTGCGCCGGCGCGCGCTGAGCGAGTTGATCGTCAACATCGACGAGCTCTCGCGCCAGCTCTCGGGCGTCGTACAGGACAACGAGGCGCAGCTCGGGCCCGCGCTCGACAAGCTCGAGCGGGTCACCGACCTGCTCATCCGCAACAAGGACGACATCGATCTGGGACTGCGCCGGATCATCCCGTTCTCCACGGCCCTCAGCGAGGCCGTCGCCTCCGGACCGTGGTTCAACGCCTACGTCTCCAACCTGTCGATTGGCCAGTACCAGCAGACCATCCTCCGTGATCTCATGCCGCTCATCGACGATCGTGTCCAGCCCGAGCCCGGGCTCGTCACCGAACCGACCCTTCCGGGATACCCGGGCTTGACCTTCATGGACCAGCACCCCGGTTGGGGCGAGAAGAGGTTGCCCCGATGA
- a CDS encoding MCE family protein: MSAARASTRGGRATLVKLAIFTTVMALVLAALVVVFSEYRSGDYERYNAAFTDVSGLETGDKVRIAGVEVGKVDRIDLAEGNTADVRFTVAGDQIVHVSTEAVVRYENLTGDRYLELRRGEGDQSPLEPGGSLPISQTSPALDLDALLGGFRPLFRALDPGQVNQLSESIVKVFQGEAGTVQDLLASTSSLTQTIADRDQLIGDVITNLNAVLTTVADNQENVDTIVDDLQQLVSGLSANSNQIGESVTRLNDASANMTTLLSDVRPALREDVAQIDRVAQLINEDEPFVENVINRLPSDFEKMGRLGIYGSFFQFYLCGVIVQITNPATGKGVYLPQYEQTTGRCSFPDE; the protein is encoded by the coding sequence GTGAGCGCCGCGCGCGCATCGACGCGCGGAGGCAGGGCGACACTGGTCAAGCTCGCCATCTTCACCACCGTCATGGCGCTCGTGCTGGCCGCGCTCGTCGTGGTGTTCAGTGAGTACCGGTCGGGGGACTACGAGCGGTACAACGCCGCGTTCACCGACGTCTCCGGGTTGGAGACCGGGGACAAGGTGCGCATCGCGGGCGTCGAGGTCGGCAAGGTCGACCGTATCGACCTCGCGGAGGGCAACACCGCCGACGTGCGTTTCACCGTCGCCGGGGACCAGATCGTCCACGTCAGCACCGAAGCCGTCGTGCGCTACGAGAATCTCACCGGAGACCGCTACCTCGAGCTCCGGCGGGGCGAGGGGGACCAGTCGCCGCTCGAGCCGGGTGGCTCGCTGCCGATCTCCCAGACCTCGCCCGCTCTCGACCTCGACGCGCTGCTCGGCGGGTTCCGGCCGCTTTTCCGGGCCCTCGACCCCGGTCAGGTCAACCAGCTGTCGGAGTCCATTGTCAAGGTGTTCCAGGGGGAGGCCGGAACCGTCCAGGACCTGCTGGCCTCGACGTCGTCCCTCACGCAGACCATCGCCGACCGCGACCAGCTGATCGGGGACGTCATCACCAACCTCAACGCGGTGCTCACGACGGTCGCGGACAACCAGGAGAACGTCGACACGATCGTCGACGACCTCCAGCAGCTCGTCTCCGGCCTGTCCGCCAACTCGAACCAGATCGGCGAGTCCGTCACCCGACTCAACGACGCGAGCGCCAACATGACGACCCTCCTGTCCGACGTCCGGCCCGCCCTGCGGGAGGACGTCGCCCAGATCGACCGCGTGGCCCAGTTGATCAACGAGGACGAGCCGTTCGTGGAGAACGTCATCAACCGGCTGCCGAGCGACTTCGAGAAGATGGGCCGGCTCGGCATCTACGGCAGCTTCTTCCAGTTCTACCTCTGCGGCGTGATCGTGCAGATCACGAACCCGGCCACGGGCAAGGGTGTCTACCTGCCGCAGTACGAGCAGACGACGGGACGGTGTTCGTTCCCCGATGAGTGA
- a CDS encoding MCE family protein: MSRFLSSTAGKVVALLAVVALVVGAVWLLTGRTKTITAFFESTRGVYEDDTVRVLGVRVGRITDITTEDGLSKVTMKVDRDVEIPADANALLVAQSLVAERFVQLTPAFTGGEEMADGGTIPVERTAVPVEWDGVKEQLMKLSTALSPAAGEQTGPLGEFVESADAMFDGNGAEIRDALSEVSQTMSILSDGRENLFTTLKNLQLFVTALSQSEEQIVSFGGRLASVSQVLGDQTGDIDAALRDLDLAVMDINRFLENHGDRVTTAVDKLGRATEVVRDRRAELEGVLHVGPTAMANFYNIYRPYQGVLNGVLAMNQMANPTNFICGAIAGLANNRAESDAQLCAQYMGPLFNSLTSNYPYGAVTPPITPTAEPHQIVQGQKPGTQTPPGVQPVSDRPDPLVNVVNRGDDLTGTLLVTGGA; the protein is encoded by the coding sequence ATGAGCCGATTCCTGTCCTCCACAGCCGGCAAGGTGGTGGCGCTGCTCGCCGTGGTGGCGCTCGTCGTCGGCGCGGTGTGGCTGCTCACCGGCCGCACCAAGACGATCACCGCCTTCTTCGAGTCCACCCGGGGCGTCTACGAGGACGACACGGTCCGCGTGCTGGGCGTGCGGGTCGGCCGGATCACCGACATCACCACCGAGGACGGCCTGTCCAAGGTGACGATGAAGGTCGACCGCGACGTCGAGATCCCCGCGGACGCCAACGCCCTGCTCGTGGCGCAGTCGCTCGTCGCGGAGCGCTTCGTGCAGCTCACCCCCGCCTTCACCGGCGGGGAGGAGATGGCCGACGGCGGGACGATCCCCGTCGAGCGCACGGCGGTGCCCGTCGAGTGGGACGGGGTCAAGGAACAGCTCATGAAGCTGTCCACCGCGCTCAGCCCGGCCGCGGGCGAGCAGACCGGCCCGCTCGGGGAGTTCGTCGAGTCGGCGGACGCGATGTTCGACGGCAACGGGGCCGAGATCCGCGACGCGCTCAGCGAGGTGTCGCAGACCATGTCGATCCTGTCCGACGGTCGCGAGAACCTCTTCACCACTCTCAAGAACCTGCAGCTGTTCGTCACGGCGCTGTCCCAGAGCGAGGAGCAGATCGTCTCATTCGGCGGTCGTCTCGCCAGCGTGTCACAGGTCCTGGGCGACCAGACCGGCGACATCGACGCCGCCCTGCGCGACCTCGACCTCGCGGTGATGGACATCAACCGCTTCCTGGAGAACCACGGGGACCGCGTCACGACCGCCGTCGACAAACTCGGCCGGGCCACCGAGGTCGTCCGCGACCGCCGGGCCGAGCTCGAGGGCGTGCTCCACGTGGGACCGACCGCGATGGCCAACTTCTACAACATCTACCGCCCGTACCAGGGAGTGCTGAACGGCGTGCTGGCCATGAACCAGATGGCGAACCCGACCAACTTCATCTGCGGCGCCATCGCCGGCCTGGCCAACAACCGGGCCGAGTCCGACGCCCAGCTGTGCGCGCAGTACATGGGTCCGCTGTTCAACTCGTTGACCTCCAACTACCCCTACGGTGCCGTCACCCCGCCCATCACCCCGACCGCGGAGCCGCACCAGATCGTCCAGGGGCAGAAGCCGGGGACCCAGACGCCGCCTGGGGTGCAGCCCGTGTCGGACCGGCCCGACCCGCTCGTCAACGTGGTCAACCGCGGCGACGACCTCACCGGCACCCTCCTCGTGACGGGGGGCGCGTGA